Proteins from one Ipomoea triloba cultivar NCNSP0323 chromosome 1, ASM357664v1 genomic window:
- the LOC115997723 gene encoding uncharacterized protein LOC115997723, with protein MRRRLPATRNRVLGRASGDIRWFSPAIFRLHFKMAETSTQGSGRNLGTPGLHLRQRFCPPCLTLVLFLSHPWHDLAIVYHGSNLKVVDKRVRHAELVLRCVICGRKSSP; from the exons ATGAGGCGACGGTTGCCGGCGACGCGAAACAGAGTTCTTGGCCGGGCCTCCGGCGATATTCGCTGGTTTTCTCCAGCGATATTCCGGTTGCAT TTTAAAATGGCTGAAACAAGCACTCAAGGGAGTGGAAGAAACTTAGGGACCCCTGGTCTTCATCTGAGGCAAAGATTCTGTCCTCCATGTCTCACACTTGTGTTGTTTCTCTCTCATCCATGGCATGACTTAGCAATCG TCTACCATGGCAGCAACCTGAAGGTGGTTGACAAGAGAGTAAGACATGCAGAGCTGGTTTtgaggtgtgtgatttgtgggAGGAAATCAAGTCCCTAA